One region of Mycolicibacterium insubricum genomic DNA includes:
- the scoE gene encoding (3R)-3-[(carboxymethyl)amino]fatty acid oxygenase/decarboxylase, producing the protein MPLNVKGEGLGARVTGIDPGRLADLDGDELRELIYRNKLIVLKDVHPSPAQFLQLGRIVGEVVTYYEPIYHHRDFPEIFVSSTEQGQGVPKTGAFWHIDYMFMPQPFAFSMVVPLTVPGSDRGTYFIDLNRVWESLPADRREPVRGTFATHDPRRHIKIRPDDVYRPIGEVWDEISRTTPPMTWPTVIRHPHTGQEILYICASGTNKIEDADGNILDPAILAGLMEATGQLDPDFASPFIHTQHYEVGDIVLWDNRVLMHRAKHGTASGNLTTHRLTMLDGLETPGYPV; encoded by the coding sequence ATGCCACTGAATGTCAAAGGGGAAGGCCTGGGGGCCCGGGTCACCGGGATCGACCCGGGCCGCCTCGCCGACCTCGACGGGGATGAGCTGCGCGAGCTGATCTACCGCAACAAGCTCATCGTCCTCAAGGATGTCCACCCGAGCCCCGCTCAGTTCCTCCAGCTGGGCCGCATCGTCGGCGAAGTCGTCACCTACTACGAGCCGATCTACCACCACCGGGACTTCCCGGAGATCTTCGTCTCGTCGACCGAGCAGGGCCAGGGCGTTCCCAAGACCGGAGCCTTCTGGCACATCGACTACATGTTCATGCCGCAACCGTTCGCGTTCTCCATGGTGGTCCCCCTCACCGTGCCCGGCAGCGACCGCGGCACCTATTTCATCGACCTCAACAGGGTCTGGGAATCGCTGCCGGCGGACCGGCGCGAACCTGTGCGCGGAACGTTCGCCACCCACGATCCGCGGCGGCACATCAAGATTCGGCCCGACGACGTCTACCGCCCGATCGGCGAGGTGTGGGACGAGATCAGCCGCACCACCCCGCCGATGACCTGGCCGACGGTGATCCGGCATCCGCACACCGGCCAGGAGATCCTCTACATCTGCGCATCCGGTACCAACAAGATCGAGGACGCCGACGGCAACATCCTCGACCCGGCCATCCTGGCCGGCCTGATGGAGGCCACCGGCCAGCTCGACCCGGACTTCGCCTCCCCGTTCATCCACACCCAACACTACGAGGTCGGCGACATCGTGCTGTGGGACAACCGCGTTCTGATGCACCGGGCCAAGCACGGCACGGCGTCGGGCAACCTCACCACCCACCGGCTGACCATGTTGGACGGCCTCGAAACCCCGGGATACCCAGTATGA
- a CDS encoding acyl carrier protein yields the protein MRERILAALSDVLYVDDSDFISGDETDLRDLGLDSVRFVLLMKQLDVDRASDLPQRLSENLSVAGWIRELEGR from the coding sequence GTGCGCGAGCGGATTCTGGCCGCCCTCTCCGATGTGCTCTACGTCGACGACTCGGACTTCATCTCGGGGGACGAGACCGATCTTCGTGATCTCGGGTTGGATTCGGTTCGCTTTGTGCTGCTGATGAAGCAGCTCGACGTGGACCGTGCCTCCGACCTCCCGCAACGCCTCTCCGAGAACCTGTCAGTCGCCGGGTGGATTCGCGAGTTGGAGGGGCGGTGA
- a CDS encoding heavy-metal-associated domain-containing protein translates to MTDLAAQHDEVAARRIELEVTGMTCMMCARRVEKFLNRLDGVQASVKIATKIATVDAAPGVTVEQLCDAVQRAGYAAVEREPGLLLSQPDPNRKRGWWVALFDRFTGGRDR, encoded by the coding sequence GTGACGGATCTGGCAGCACAGCACGACGAGGTGGCCGCCCGACGCATCGAACTCGAGGTGACCGGGATGACGTGCATGATGTGCGCCCGACGCGTCGAGAAGTTCCTGAACAGGCTCGACGGCGTGCAGGCCTCGGTCAAGATCGCCACCAAGATCGCCACCGTCGATGCGGCACCCGGGGTCACCGTCGAGCAGCTGTGCGACGCGGTGCAGCGTGCCGGCTATGCGGCCGTGGAGCGGGAACCGGGACTCCTGCTGTCGCAGCCGGACCCCAACCGCAAGCGAGGCTGGTGGGTGGCACTGTTCGACCGGTTCACCGGAGGCCGAGACCGATAG
- the fadD10 gene encoding fatty acid--CoA ligase FadD10, translated as MWQRVAAEAANRPGEVALRRCDGTGTVSYGQLDPLTQRIAADLANASAGPGDRLLIVSDSGPETYLAVLACARIGAIAVMVDGAMPPATINRFAEITTPSAIAFAPGSGLSAGALPEKLRALPVIDIGIDSAATDTAPQPDAVVDGAGPDDPVAMIFTSGTTGEPKAVLLPNRTFYAVADILAAEGLDWIDWAPGETTYSPLPATHIGGLWWILNCLMHGGVCITGGEHTASLLDILQTHGVTTTCLVPTLIGRLVTELRSTGAGLPPSLRFVGYGGSRAVAVDVDHLELAGVRTAQVYGLSETGCTALCLPTHEGSIDRIAGGAVGRPYPGVLTRIDETGTLWIKSPANMLEYWANPGKTAEVLVDGWVNTGDLLERGDDGYFYIRGRASEMFISGGVNVAPDEVDRIAEAVTGVREAACFAIPDAEFGALIGLAVVPADPVDDGRDRRLKQAIAARFRDESEPMARPARIVTVEAIPRTASGKVIRAELTRTVPGVASGG; from the coding sequence GTGTGGCAGCGCGTCGCCGCCGAGGCCGCAAACCGGCCCGGGGAGGTCGCGCTGCGGCGCTGCGACGGGACCGGCACTGTGTCCTACGGTCAGCTGGATCCGCTGACGCAGCGGATTGCAGCGGATCTCGCGAACGCGTCGGCCGGCCCGGGCGACCGGCTGCTCATCGTCTCCGACAGCGGGCCGGAAACCTATCTGGCCGTGCTGGCCTGCGCCCGCATCGGAGCCATCGCGGTGATGGTCGACGGCGCGATGCCACCGGCCACCATCAATCGTTTTGCCGAGATCACCACCCCGTCGGCCATCGCGTTCGCCCCGGGCAGCGGGCTCTCCGCCGGCGCACTGCCCGAGAAGCTGCGCGCGCTACCGGTTATCGACATCGGAATCGACTCTGCGGCAACCGATACCGCACCGCAGCCGGATGCCGTCGTCGACGGGGCCGGACCCGATGATCCGGTGGCGATGATTTTCACCAGTGGCACCACCGGGGAACCGAAGGCCGTGCTGCTGCCGAACCGCACCTTCTACGCCGTCGCCGACATCCTGGCGGCCGAAGGGTTGGACTGGATCGACTGGGCGCCCGGGGAGACCACGTATTCGCCGTTGCCGGCGACCCACATCGGCGGGCTGTGGTGGATCCTGAACTGCCTGATGCACGGCGGTGTCTGCATCACCGGCGGTGAGCACACCGCGTCCCTGCTGGACATCCTGCAGACCCACGGGGTCACCACCACCTGCCTGGTCCCGACCCTGATCGGCCGACTGGTCACCGAACTCCGGTCCACCGGCGCGGGGTTGCCGCCGTCGTTGCGGTTCGTCGGCTACGGCGGATCCCGGGCGGTCGCGGTCGACGTCGACCATCTCGAACTGGCCGGCGTGCGTACCGCACAGGTCTACGGGTTGAGCGAAACCGGCTGTACCGCACTGTGTCTGCCCACCCACGAGGGATCCATCGACCGGATCGCCGGCGGTGCGGTGGGACGACCGTATCCCGGTGTGCTGACCCGGATCGACGAAACGGGCACGCTCTGGATCAAATCCCCGGCGAACATGCTGGAGTACTGGGCCAATCCGGGCAAGACCGCCGAGGTCCTCGTCGACGGTTGGGTGAACACCGGCGATCTGCTGGAGCGGGGCGACGACGGGTACTTCTACATCCGGGGCCGCGCCTCGGAGATGTTCATCTCCGGCGGCGTGAACGTCGCCCCCGACGAGGTGGACCGGATCGCCGAAGCCGTTACCGGCGTTCGCGAAGCGGCGTGTTTCGCGATCCCGGACGCCGAGTTCGGTGCGCTGATCGGGTTGGCGGTGGTGCCCGCCGATCCGGTCGACGACGGCAGGGACCGCCGCCTCAAGCAGGCAATCGCCGCGCGCTTCCGGGACGAGTCGGAGCCGATGGCGCGCCCGGCCAGGATCGTCACCGTCGAGGCGATCCCCCGGACGGCGTCCGGCAAGGTCATCCGTGCCGAGTTGACCCGGACCGTACCCGGAGTGGCATCCGGTGGCTGA
- a CDS encoding AMP-binding protein, producing the protein MTTTGTGPSIRVPLSRSQRNIYNGVVQDGDPALYLIGRRYRFQPLGLPELLSALDATIRANPVHLCVLEPGSEDGYPALAPRLRVDELVRVCTDDATDTAAQLKATWAPGLLGVPLVRYIVRTDDDGAVCGLDAYCHHLLLDGGGTAIIEGQLGGYLSGDAEFISSAEGLRSLEQAHRREAALIDDALQRLTAATTVELRDDTENHRRADSRTPGHAARGVPTESVVIEGADYAALLAACQAQRVPLNVLVAAAATAVDAGERGGTDALLVHAIDNRFGEPDLDVASCLVNSVPQQVRFAPFASVGDLVRSMDRGYVKALRRRWLREERYRRMYLAINRATGVDALTLNYLPQPCAPSLRPFLAEPPLTTDIGPIEGRTVAAIADEAAHRLQIAIWDRADLPTEAAISGIAEQIATVLKSFAANWDRPVAMTVGKWQVLTTGGTLAPGADAAPEHRGGPAWFTSGPDGLTRRPHLLPWLAWLEENQAVPGEVLVVTDDGTDRTVDLVLAGHLSGCPYCPCDSARQAEERAARIAETGIGVRIIDPAAVRLGTEVDATTRVRIDARLEIVAADPDLGERTAYLMPTSGTTGEAKLVEVKHRSLAAFCAGIAQSYGWGPTDTVLQCAPLTSDISVEEIFGAVRGGAALIRSAATRTGDLPALTRDVVSSGATVLDLPTALWHLLCEDPDAIAAIGGSRLRQVIIGGEPVRGTAVDRWVESPATRGVSLISTYGPTETTVIVSLLPLAGDGAAGEPTTRSRVGRPLLPDTVFVAFGEIVVVGDPVAAGYLGRPSVSFGTVVGPDGMSRPVFATGDRVRIVNGHPVFAGRRDALVKISGRRVDTAAIGTRIGADTAIVDLAVEVSDGALGVWFCTPRTHGGDDDPPVAARIRGILASSGVASFFVVGVPGIPRKPSGKVDRTALPQPPGCTEHDPVAGGRAVALAALWSGALGRPIGTGSSLLEEGIGSLDLIKILPPTRRLLGWQLSIFDLISADTAAELAAAAPRIPAEPDPATVAEIDRDMSVWESRRTRRPAGEPVANRTDTVVVLGASGILGRGFAEAVLAARRAGTPLPDVVLAMRSALPDGDPWESLAGMPGVRLERMPDGFGPAEVDALLCDTGATTLVNCIGSANMLVPYADLRPANLDIVPVTIDACLRRAVSLVHLSTSVVVDQIGARHVVDPRRAPYPYAAVKALAEVVVAGAPDDLDFTMVRLPRILGEPDQLVDSSDILVSMVDACAALGVRPRLVVREEVTTGRAAAQSILRRLPRPGGPRRLGRDITALRGTVVDYSVFLADFAPDELDVADWKRRLDDSGWARANPGRWSIIDAWLSLGTRLDGRDYGEFLAESPSIDLDVRSVTQLDAPPADLRELCATTSRLIFDGPRGAYREGITP; encoded by the coding sequence GTGACCACGACCGGCACCGGACCGTCGATTCGCGTTCCACTGAGCCGGTCACAGCGCAATATCTACAACGGCGTCGTGCAGGACGGCGATCCGGCCCTGTACCTCATCGGCCGGCGCTACCGGTTCCAGCCGCTGGGGCTTCCGGAGCTGCTGTCCGCGCTGGACGCGACCATCCGGGCCAACCCGGTGCACCTGTGCGTGCTGGAGCCCGGCAGCGAGGACGGCTACCCGGCACTGGCACCGAGGCTGCGGGTCGACGAACTGGTCCGGGTGTGCACCGATGACGCGACCGATACCGCTGCACAGCTGAAGGCCACCTGGGCACCGGGCCTGCTCGGTGTACCCCTGGTGCGCTACATCGTGCGGACCGACGACGACGGGGCGGTGTGCGGCCTGGACGCCTACTGTCACCATCTCCTGCTCGACGGCGGCGGCACCGCGATCATCGAGGGCCAGCTCGGTGGATACCTTTCCGGAGACGCCGAATTCATCTCCAGCGCAGAGGGTTTACGGAGCCTGGAACAGGCACACCGGCGGGAGGCGGCGCTGATCGACGACGCGCTGCAGCGCCTGACCGCCGCCACCACAGTCGAACTGCGCGACGACACCGAGAACCATCGACGCGCCGACTCCCGCACGCCCGGGCATGCCGCGCGCGGCGTACCGACCGAATCGGTCGTCATCGAGGGCGCCGACTACGCCGCGCTCTTGGCGGCGTGCCAGGCACAGCGGGTTCCCCTCAATGTCCTGGTGGCCGCCGCGGCGACGGCCGTGGATGCGGGCGAGCGGGGCGGCACCGATGCACTGCTGGTGCACGCCATCGACAACAGATTCGGCGAGCCCGACCTCGATGTCGCCTCCTGCCTGGTCAATTCGGTGCCCCAGCAGGTCCGGTTCGCCCCGTTTGCCTCCGTCGGCGATCTGGTGCGGTCGATGGATCGCGGCTACGTCAAGGCGCTGCGCCGCCGGTGGTTGCGCGAAGAGCGGTACCGCCGGATGTATCTGGCTATCAACCGCGCGACCGGAGTCGACGCGCTGACCCTGAACTATCTGCCGCAGCCGTGCGCACCGTCGCTGCGGCCGTTTCTGGCCGAACCGCCGCTGACCACCGACATCGGTCCGATCGAGGGCAGGACTGTTGCCGCGATCGCCGACGAGGCAGCGCACCGACTGCAGATCGCGATTTGGGACCGGGCGGATCTACCCACCGAAGCGGCGATTTCCGGGATCGCCGAGCAGATCGCCACGGTACTGAAATCCTTTGCCGCGAACTGGGACAGGCCCGTTGCAATGACCGTCGGCAAATGGCAGGTTCTCACCACCGGCGGCACACTCGCCCCGGGCGCCGACGCCGCGCCTGAACACCGCGGCGGGCCGGCTTGGTTCACCTCCGGACCCGACGGGCTCACCCGCCGCCCGCATCTGCTTCCCTGGCTGGCCTGGCTGGAAGAGAACCAGGCCGTGCCCGGTGAGGTGCTGGTGGTCACCGACGACGGCACCGACCGGACCGTCGACCTGGTGCTGGCCGGCCATCTCTCCGGCTGCCCGTACTGCCCCTGCGACTCCGCACGGCAGGCCGAGGAGCGTGCCGCCCGGATCGCCGAAACCGGGATCGGAGTACGGATCATCGACCCCGCGGCGGTCCGGCTGGGCACCGAGGTCGACGCCACCACTCGGGTACGCATCGACGCTCGGCTGGAGATCGTCGCCGCCGACCCGGACCTGGGAGAGCGCACCGCGTACCTGATGCCGACTTCGGGGACGACCGGCGAAGCCAAACTCGTCGAGGTGAAACACCGTTCGCTTGCCGCGTTCTGCGCCGGTATCGCACAGTCGTACGGCTGGGGGCCGACGGACACCGTGCTGCAGTGCGCGCCACTGACCTCCGATATCAGCGTCGAGGAGATCTTCGGCGCGGTACGCGGCGGGGCGGCACTGATCCGTTCCGCCGCCACCCGGACCGGCGATCTCCCGGCTCTGACCCGCGACGTGGTGAGCAGCGGGGCGACCGTGCTGGATCTACCCACGGCGCTGTGGCACTTGCTCTGCGAGGACCCCGACGCGATCGCGGCGATCGGCGGTTCGCGGCTACGCCAGGTCATCATCGGCGGGGAACCGGTGCGCGGCACCGCCGTCGACCGCTGGGTCGAATCACCGGCCACCCGGGGTGTCTCGCTGATCTCCACGTACGGGCCCACCGAGACCACGGTGATCGTCAGTCTGCTCCCACTGGCCGGCGACGGCGCCGCGGGCGAACCGACGACGCGGTCCCGGGTGGGGCGGCCGCTGCTTCCCGACACGGTGTTCGTCGCATTCGGCGAAATCGTGGTGGTCGGCGACCCCGTCGCGGCCGGGTATCTGGGACGGCCGTCGGTTTCGTTCGGCACCGTCGTGGGGCCCGACGGGATGTCCCGGCCGGTGTTCGCCACCGGAGACCGGGTGCGAATCGTCAACGGTCACCCGGTGTTCGCCGGGCGCCGTGACGCCCTGGTGAAGATCTCCGGACGGCGGGTCGACACGGCCGCCATCGGCACCCGGATCGGCGCCGATACCGCCATCGTCGATCTGGCCGTCGAAGTCTCCGACGGCGCGCTGGGCGTTTGGTTCTGTACGCCGCGGACACACGGCGGCGACGACGATCCCCCTGTCGCGGCGCGGATCCGCGGGATCCTCGCCTCCTCGGGCGTGGCGTCGTTCTTCGTCGTCGGAGTGCCGGGCATTCCACGCAAGCCGAGCGGCAAGGTGGACCGCACCGCGCTGCCGCAGCCTCCCGGATGCACCGAGCACGATCCGGTGGCCGGCGGTCGCGCGGTGGCGCTTGCCGCGCTGTGGAGCGGTGCCCTCGGCCGGCCCATCGGCACCGGATCCTCACTACTCGAGGAGGGCATCGGTTCACTAGATCTGATCAAGATCCTGCCGCCGACCCGCCGGCTCCTCGGTTGGCAGCTTTCGATTTTCGATCTCATCAGCGCCGACACCGCCGCCGAACTCGCGGCGGCCGCACCCCGGATCCCCGCCGAGCCGGATCCGGCGACCGTCGCCGAGATCGACCGCGACATGTCGGTCTGGGAAAGCCGCCGGACCCGTCGTCCCGCGGGTGAACCGGTGGCCAACCGCACCGACACCGTCGTTGTGCTGGGCGCATCCGGGATTCTCGGTCGCGGCTTCGCCGAGGCTGTGCTGGCCGCACGCCGCGCCGGCACCCCGCTGCCCGATGTGGTGTTGGCGATGCGTTCGGCGCTGCCCGACGGGGACCCGTGGGAGTCGTTGGCGGGGATGCCCGGGGTCCGCCTGGAGCGGATGCCCGACGGGTTCGGCCCCGCGGAGGTCGACGCGCTGCTGTGCGATACCGGTGCGACGACGCTGGTGAACTGCATCGGCAGCGCGAACATGCTGGTGCCCTACGCGGATCTGCGACCGGCGAACCTCGACATCGTTCCGGTCACCATCGACGCCTGCCTGCGTCGCGCGGTCAGCCTGGTGCACCTGTCCACCTCGGTCGTCGTCGATCAGATCGGGGCGCGCCACGTCGTCGATCCCCGCCGGGCTCCCTACCCGTACGCGGCGGTCAAGGCGCTGGCCGAGGTCGTCGTGGCCGGCGCCCCCGATGACTTGGACTTCACCATGGTGCGGCTGCCGCGAATCCTCGGTGAGCCCGATCAGCTGGTCGATTCCAGCGACATCCTGGTCTCGATGGTCGACGCGTGCGCCGCGCTGGGCGTCCGCCCGCGGCTGGTCGTGCGCGAAGAGGTGACCACGGGCCGCGCTGCGGCACAGTCGATCCTGCGCCGGTTGCCCCGTCCCGGCGGGCCGCGCCGCTTGGGCCGGGACATCACCGCGCTGCGCGGGACGGTCGTCGACTATTCGGTGTTCCTGGCCGACTTCGCGCCCGATGAGCTCGACGTGGCGGACTGGAAACGGCGGCTTGATGACAGCGGCTGGGCCCGGGCGAATCCCGGACGCTGGTCGATCATCGACGCCTGGTTGTCCCTGGGGACACGGCTGGACGGGCGCGACTACGGCGAGTTCCTCGCGGAGTCTCCGTCCATCGATCTCGACGTTCGGTCGGTGACACAGCTCGACGCACCACCGGCAGACCTCCGGGAACTTTGCGCCACAACATCACGACTGATATTCGACGGGCCCCGCGGGGCGTATCGAGAAGGGATCACGCCGTGA
- a CDS encoding MMPL/RND family transporter: MVGGTVRPVHRRPRPIGPANRIRRLAVPIIIGWVAVVALLNTAIPPLEVVGKMRAVSMSPGYAPSVTAMKRIGEVFGEFHSDSSVMIVVEGENPLDADAHHAYDRLVHRLREDHTHVEFVQDLWSDPLTAAGVQSNDGMATYVQVYLAGNQGESLANESVQAVQRVVSQTTAPPGVRIYVTGPSALASDEQQAGDRSAIVITLLTFVVITAMLALVYRAIGTVLIVLAMVLLGLLASRGTVALLAYHQVIGLTTFVTNLLVTLTIAAATDYAIFLIGRYQEARTNGEDPEAAYYTMFHGTAHVIVASGSTIAGATLCLHFTRLPYFQTLGIPLAVGMVVAVSAAVTLGPAVVAVASRFGRLEPKRAVRIREWRRVGALIARWPAPVLLGAAALSLIGLVTLLGYRTNYNERNYLPGSLPAMAGDAAAERHFSTARMNQEFLLIETDRDVRNPADFLVLDRIARAVVAMPGISRVQAITRPDGTPTKFSTLPAQLSMQGAVQNLNEEYLWDRIRGGRQQTADIAATIDTLTRMQTLLTDMAATTHTMVAKMHQTVEDVGQLRDSIGDFDDFLYPLRSYLYWEPHCFDIGLCWSVRSIFDALDGADVATADLDALVVDLDRIDTLMPQLLAQIPAQITTLRNTKESLAQVTSVQGGLLEQTSAMQRGQTAMGRAFNDARNDDTFYLPPETFENPDFTKGMKNFVSPDGHAVRFIITHDGDPLTPEGITRIDGIKLAAREAVKGTPLEGSTVRVAGTTSVFKDMKDGNNYDLWVAGISAMCLIFVVMLIVTRSLVAAGVIVGTVVVSLGASFGLSMLLWQHIIGLDLHFMVMAMALIVLLAVGADYNLLLVARFKEEIHAGCRTGIIRAMGGTGSVVTSAGLVFAFTMMSMAVSELVVVAQIGTTIGLGLLFDTLVIRSFMTPAVAVLLGRWFWWPQMVRTRPAPSPWPQPLNSTRAG, translated from the coding sequence CTGGTGGGTGGCACTGTTCGACCGGTTCACCGGAGGCCGAGACCGATAGGCCCGGCGAACCGAATCCGGCGTCTCGCCGTTCCCATCATCATCGGGTGGGTTGCCGTCGTCGCCCTGCTGAACACCGCGATCCCACCGCTGGAGGTGGTCGGGAAGATGCGAGCGGTGTCGATGAGCCCCGGGTATGCGCCATCGGTCACCGCGATGAAACGCATCGGCGAGGTGTTCGGCGAATTCCACTCGGACAGTTCGGTGATGATCGTGGTCGAGGGTGAAAATCCGCTGGACGCCGACGCCCATCATGCCTACGACCGGCTGGTTCACCGGCTGCGCGAGGACCACACCCACGTCGAGTTCGTCCAGGACCTCTGGAGTGACCCGCTGACCGCCGCCGGCGTGCAGAGCAACGATGGGATGGCCACCTACGTGCAGGTCTACCTGGCCGGTAACCAGGGGGAATCCCTGGCCAACGAGTCGGTGCAGGCGGTCCAGCGGGTGGTATCGCAGACCACCGCCCCACCGGGGGTACGGATCTACGTGACCGGCCCGTCGGCGCTGGCCTCCGACGAGCAGCAGGCCGGTGATCGCAGCGCAATCGTCATCACGCTGCTCACCTTCGTGGTCATCACCGCGATGCTGGCGCTGGTCTACCGGGCCATCGGCACGGTGCTGATCGTGCTGGCAATGGTGCTGCTCGGGCTGCTGGCGTCCAGGGGAACGGTGGCACTGCTGGCCTACCACCAGGTGATAGGTCTGACCACGTTCGTCACCAACCTGCTGGTCACCTTGACGATCGCCGCGGCCACCGACTACGCGATCTTCCTGATCGGCCGCTATCAGGAGGCCCGGACCAACGGGGAGGACCCGGAAGCCGCCTACTACACGATGTTTCACGGCACCGCGCATGTCATTGTCGCTTCGGGTTCCACGATCGCCGGGGCAACGCTGTGCCTGCATTTCACCCGGCTGCCCTACTTCCAGACCCTCGGTATCCCGCTCGCCGTGGGGATGGTCGTCGCGGTGTCGGCGGCCGTCACCCTCGGCCCCGCGGTCGTCGCGGTGGCGTCGCGGTTCGGTCGTCTGGAACCCAAACGGGCCGTGCGGATCCGGGAGTGGCGCCGGGTCGGTGCGCTGATCGCGCGTTGGCCCGCACCGGTACTGCTGGGCGCCGCCGCGTTGTCGCTGATCGGGCTGGTGACCCTGCTGGGTTACCGCACCAACTACAACGAACGCAACTACCTGCCCGGTTCGCTGCCGGCGATGGCCGGCGATGCCGCCGCCGAACGGCACTTCTCCACCGCGCGGATGAACCAGGAGTTCCTGCTCATCGAAACGGACCGCGACGTCCGCAACCCCGCGGACTTCCTGGTGCTCGACCGGATCGCCAGGGCGGTGGTCGCAATGCCGGGTATCAGCCGCGTCCAGGCGATCACCCGGCCAGACGGCACACCGACGAAGTTCAGTACGCTTCCCGCCCAGCTGAGCATGCAGGGCGCAGTGCAGAACCTCAACGAGGAGTATCTGTGGGACCGGATCCGCGGCGGACGCCAGCAGACCGCCGACATCGCGGCCACGATCGACACCCTGACGCGGATGCAGACGCTGCTGACCGATATGGCTGCCACGACCCACACCATGGTGGCGAAGATGCATCAGACCGTCGAGGACGTCGGCCAATTACGGGATAGTATCGGTGATTTCGACGACTTTCTGTACCCGTTGCGCAGCTACCTGTACTGGGAACCGCACTGCTTCGACATCGGCCTCTGCTGGTCCGTGCGATCGATTTTCGATGCCCTCGACGGCGCCGACGTCGCGACCGCCGACCTGGATGCGCTCGTCGTCGACCTGGACCGCATCGACACCCTGATGCCGCAGCTGCTGGCGCAGATCCCAGCCCAGATCACGACGCTGCGCAACACGAAAGAGTCTCTCGCACAAGTCACCTCGGTACAAGGGGGACTGCTGGAGCAGACCAGCGCCATGCAGCGCGGCCAGACCGCGATGGGACGGGCCTTCAACGATGCCCGCAACGACGACACCTTCTACCTGCCCCCGGAGACCTTCGAGAATCCGGACTTCACCAAGGGCATGAAGAATTTCGTGTCCCCGGACGGACACGCCGTCAGGTTCATCATCACCCACGACGGCGACCCCCTCACCCCGGAGGGCATCACCCGCATCGACGGCATCAAACTGGCGGCCAGGGAGGCCGTGAAAGGCACACCGCTGGAAGGGTCGACGGTCCGCGTCGCCGGTACCACGTCGGTGTTCAAGGACATGAAAGACGGAAACAACTACGACCTCTGGGTGGCCGGCATCTCGGCGATGTGCCTCATCTTCGTCGTCATGCTGATCGTCACCCGCAGCCTGGTCGCCGCCGGGGTGATCGTGGGTACCGTCGTGGTGTCGCTCGGCGCGTCGTTCGGGCTGTCGATGTTGTTGTGGCAACACATCATCGGCCTGGACCTGCATTTCATGGTGATGGCCATGGCGTTGATCGTCCTGCTGGCCGTCGGCGCCGACTACAACCTGCTGCTGGTCGCACGGTTCAAGGAGGAGATCCACGCCGGGTGCAGGACCGGCATCATCCGGGCGATGGGCGGTACCGGATCGGTGGTGACGTCCGCGGGTTTGGTGTTCGCGTTCACCATGATGTCCATGGCTGTCAGCGAACTCGTCGTGGTGGCGCAGATCGGCACCACCATCGGGCTCGGACTGCTATTCGACACCCTGGTGATCCGGTCCTTCATGACACCGGCGGTCGCCGTGCTGCTGGGCCGTTGGTTCTGGTGGCCGCAGATGGTCCGGACCCGTCCCGCGCCGTCGCCCTGGCCGCAGCCGCTCAACAGCACCCGGGCAGGCTAG
- a CDS encoding FcoT family thioesterase, translating into MTTTELSPVAQAQLDTTDMVPIDADLLDRVLEPYSYKGCRYLLDADYKATETTVFSVGTFAIGESAYIRSTGHFNAAELTICFNQIAYSAFAPPILNEQIPEFRGWSIEDYFDHQLPSMLIKNMSARFRRPVNAHQFSARLLCTGFEVVQRRFRYLKVPCAIEFWDEHGGFASAEVELAALNIP; encoded by the coding sequence ATGACCACAACAGAACTCAGCCCTGTCGCACAGGCCCAGCTCGACACCACCGACATGGTGCCGATCGATGCCGACCTTCTCGACCGGGTACTGGAACCCTATTCGTACAAGGGTTGCCGCTATCTGCTCGACGCCGACTACAAGGCGACCGAGACCACGGTGTTCTCCGTCGGCACCTTCGCCATCGGCGAGTCCGCCTACATCCGTTCCACCGGCCATTTCAACGCTGCCGAGCTGACGATCTGTTTCAACCAGATCGCCTACAGCGCTTTCGCACCGCCGATCCTCAACGAGCAGATCCCGGAATTCCGGGGCTGGTCCATCGAGGACTACTTCGATCACCAGTTGCCCAGCATGCTGATCAAGAATATGTCCGCCCGGTTCCGGCGGCCGGTCAACGCCCACCAGTTCTCCGCCCGCCTGCTGTGCACGGGTTTCGAGGTGGTGCAACGGCGCTTCCGCTACCTGAAGGTGCCGTGCGCCATCGAATTCTGGGATGAGCATGGCGGATTCGCATCCGCCGAGGTCGAACTCGCGGCGCTGAACATCCCATGA